The nucleotide window TTTTCCAGCTCCATTTCTTCCTAGCAGAACGGTTACTTCGCCTTTTTTCACTTCAAAGGAAACACCTTGGAGAATGTGGTATTGACCAATATGTGTTTCTATTTGATCAAGTTTCAACAGGTCGTTCATCTATTTGACCTCCTAAATAGGCAGACTGCACGGTTTCATTGTTCATAATCTCTTCCGGGGTTCCATCAGCCAATAGCCTTCCATTAAAGAGGACCATCACCGAATCTGATAAATCGAGGATCATATCCATCTTGTGCTCAATCAGGATAATCGTCCGGTTCCCTTGTTCCTTTATTCGCTTAATTACTTTTAAAATGGCTGGAACTTCTTCAAGTGACATCCCTGCTGTTGGTTCATCTAGTAAAAGAACTTCCGTCTCTAGCGCCAGCAGCATCGCAATTTCCAGCTTGCGTTTTTCACCATGGGCAAGATTGCCTGCCAATGATTCCTTTTTTTCGTTTAACAGGACAAGCTTGAGCCAGTCTAATGCCTTTTCTTCAAATGTGCGATATTTTTTATAATGAAACAGCATCTGGTAGCGAATTCCCGCCTGCGATTGGACAGCTAATCTTACATTCTCCAACACCGTTAAATTAGGAAATACATTAGTAATTTGGAAGGAACGGCCAATCCCTCCTCTTGTGCGATTTGTCGGCGAGTACTTGGTGATATCCTTACCGCGATAATAGATTTTCCCTTTAGTGGGCATTAATTGACCACTTAAAAGATTAAAAAAAGTTGTTTTCCCAGCACCATTCGGTCCAATAATGGACTTAAAGTGTTTCTCAGGGACAGAAATACTGACACCATCCACGGCAGTATGGCCGCCAAAGGTAATGGATAAATCAGTTGTTTCAATAAGCACAGACATCTGCTTCACCGCCTTTTCAATTGAAATAAGGAAGAGGGTGACCGTGTTGCAGTTGGTCTAACCCCCGTCATTTTTCTTGATATGGAACTTACTTATTTCGGACCGGTGGAGCTGTTTCTTCAGGAGTCAGTTCCCTAATTAGTACTGGAACCGGGTACGAGACACCGTCTTTCTTCTCTAATTTAATTGCATACAAAGTTTGCAGGGCTTGGTGATCCTCCCCCCGGTAGGTCATTTTTCCTTTCGGTGTTTCAAAGCTCATGCCTTCCATCGTTTTGATTAATGTATCAGCATCCGCCTCACCATTTGTTTTCTTCAATGCCTCTACTATGGAAATGGCTGCACTCATCCCGCCTGGTGTAAACAAATCAGGAACATCACCGTTAAAGCGTTTCTGGTGTT belongs to Neobacillus sp. OS1-2 and includes:
- a CDS encoding ABC transporter ATP-binding protein is translated as MSVLIETTDLSITFGGHTAVDGVSISVPEKHFKSIIGPNGAGKTTFFNLLSGQLMPTKGKIYYRGKDITKYSPTNRTRGGIGRSFQITNVFPNLTVLENVRLAVQSQAGIRYQMLFHYKKYRTFEEKALDWLKLVLLNEKKESLAGNLAHGEKRKLEIAMLLALETEVLLLDEPTAGMSLEEVPAILKVIKRIKEQGNRTIILIEHKMDMILDLSDSVMVLFNGRLLADGTPEEIMNNETVQSAYLGGQIDERPVET